In Neofelis nebulosa isolate mNeoNeb1 chromosome 10, mNeoNeb1.pri, whole genome shotgun sequence, one DNA window encodes the following:
- the PUS3 gene encoding tRNA pseudouridine(38/39) synthase encodes MAESDIDKTQTVKLLKRVQELEQEVQRLKNEQANNKDSTVRENSLGAGKAKRAFDFSAHGRRHVALKIAYLGWGYQGFASQENTNNTIEEKLFEALTKTRLVESRQTSNYHRCGRTDKGVSAFGQVISLDLRSHFPKDRASEDCNLKDEVSDAAKEIRYTHILNRVLPPDIRVLAWAPVEPSFSARFSCLERTYRYFFPRADLDIVAMNDAAQKYVGTHDFRNLCKMDVANGVINFQRTILSAQVQLVGQSLDKERWQEPFQLCQFEVIGQAFLYHQVRCMMAILFLIGQGMEKPEIIDELLNIEKNPQKPQYSMAVEFPLVLYDCKFENIKWIFDREVQEFNVTHLQQLWANHAVKTHMLYSMLQGLDCVAVPCGTGPEMDGMIEWRNVKPSVIKQTSAFVEGVKMRTYKPLMDRPKCQGLESRIQHFVRRGRIEHPHSFLEEETKAKRDCRDIMEEENTLLEKPTKRVCVDTEIKSIS; translated from the exons ATGGCTGAAAGTGACATAGACAAAACCCAAACTGTCAAACTCCTAAAAAGAGTACAGGAACTGGAGCAGGAGGTACAGAGACTTAAAAACGAACAGGCCAACAACAAAGACTCAACCGTGAGAGAAAATTCTCTAGGAGCTGGAAAAGCTAAGCGTGCATTTGATTTCAGTGCTCATGGTCGAAGACATGTAGCTCTAAAGATAGCCTATTTGGGCTGGGGATACCAAGGCTTTGCCAGTCAGGAAAACACAAACAATACAATTGAAGAGAAACTGTTTGAGGCTCTAACCAAGACTCGACTAGTAGAAAGCAGACAGACATCCAACTATCACCGCTGTGGGCGAACAGACAAAGGAGTCAGTGCCTTTGGACAG GTGATTTCTCTTGACCTTCGTTCTCACTTTCCAAAGGACAGGGCTTCAGAGGATTGTAATTTAAAAGATGAAGTCAGTGATGCTGCTAAAGAGATCCGCTATACTCACATTCTCAATCGGGTACTCCCTCCAGACATCCGTGTACTGGCCTGGGCCCCTGTGGAACCTAGCTTCAGTGCTAGGTTCAGCTGTCTTGAGCGGACTTACCGCTATTTTTTCCCTCGTGCTGATTTAGACATTGTGGCCATGAACGATGCAGCTCAGAAGTATGTTGGCACACATGATTTTAGGAACTTATGTAAAATGGATGTAGCCAACGGAGTGATCAATTTTCAGAGGACTATTCTGTCTGCTCAAGTACAGCTAGTGGGCCAGAGCCTGGATAAGGAGAGATGGCAAGAACCTTTCCAGTTATGTCAGTTTGAAGTGATTGGCCAGGCATTCCTTTATCATCAAGTCCGCTGTATGATGGCTATCCTTTTTCTGATTGGCCAAGGAATGGAGAAGCCAGAAATTATTGATGAGCTGCTGAACATAGAGAAAAATCCCCAGAAACCTCAGTACAG TATGGCTGTAGAATTTCCTCTAGTCTTGTATGACTGTAAGTTTGAAAATATCAAGTGGATTTTTGACCGAGAGGTTCAGGAGTTCAATGTTACCCACCTACAACAACTATGGGCTAATCATGCTGTGAAAACTCACATGTTGTATAGCATGCTACAAGGACTGGACTGTGTTGCAGTACCCTGTGGGACAG GACCAGAGATGGATGGAATGATAGAATGGAGAAATGTTAAGCCCTCTGTCATAAAGCAGACCAGTGCCTTTGTAGAAGGAGTGAAAATGCGCACATATAAACCACTAATGGATCGTCCTAAATGCCAAGGATTAGAATCCCGGATCCAGCATTTTGTACGTAGGGGACGTATCGAGCACCCACATTCATTCcttgaggaagaaacaaaagccaaaagggACTGTCGTGATATAATGGAGGAAGAAAATACTCTTTTGGAGAAACCAACAAAGAGAGTCTGTGTTGatacagaaattaaaagcatCAGTTAA
- the HYLS1 gene encoding centriolar and ciliogenesis-associated protein HYLS1 isoform X1: protein MAERRRSYSGGEAMEELMGPSGQKWANMDPEERMLAATTAFTHICARQGEGDVRRDAQSMQYDPYSKASIIPGKQPLPVQLQYPHVESNATSETVSEASQRLRKPVMKRKVLRKKPGGEVLVTDESIISESESGTESDMDLWDLRQKLMSLQFQEDRESPADISQKFNLPHEYQGISQDELICYLRREGMAPPAYEQDLIVASRPKSFILPRLDQLSRNRGKVDRVARYFEYKRDWDSIRLPGEDHRKELRWGVREQMLSRTEPQSKPQHIYVPNNYLVPTEKKRSALRWGVRCDLANGVMPRKLPFPLFPS, encoded by the exons ATGGCAGAGAGAAG aaggTCCTACAGTGGAGGGGAAGCAATGGAGGAACTCATGGGACCCAGTGGACAAAAATGGGCCAATATGGATCCAGAAGAAAGAATGTTGGCAGCCACTACAGCTTTTACCCATATCTGTGCAAGGCAGGGTGAGGGAGATGTCAGGAGAGATGCCCAGTCTATGCAATATGATCCCTACAGTAAAGCTTCAATAATTCCAGGAAAGCAGCCTCTCCCTGTGCAACTGCAGTACCCACACGTAGAAAGTAATGCCACTTCAGAAACAGTCTCAGAGGCCTCTCAAAGACTCCGAAAGCCAGTGATGAAGAGAAAGGTGTTGCGGAAGAAGCCAGGAGGGGAAGTCTTAGTGACAGATGAGTCAATTATCAGTGAATCGGAGTCTGGTACAGAAAGTGATATGGATCTCTGGGACTTAAGACAAAAGCTGATGAGTCTGCAGTTCCAGGAAGACAGGGAATCTCCAGCTGACATTTCACAAAAATTTAATTTACCACATGAATACCAAGGAATTTCTCAAGATGAGCTCATTTGCTATCTACGAAGAGAAGGAATGGCCCCTCCAGCTTATGAACAAGACCTGATTGTTGCCAGTCGACCAAAGTCCTTTATTCTCCCAAGGCTGGACCAGTTGAGCCGAAACCGGGGCAAGGTAGACCGCGTAGCCCGATACTTTGAGTACAAACGAGACTGGGACTCAATAAGGTTACCGGGTGAAGATCATAGAAAGGAATTACGCTGGGGTGTCCGAGAACAGATGCTTTCTCGAACAGAACCCCAGTCCAAGCCTCAGCACATATATGTTCCAAACAATTACCTAGTGCCAACTGAGAAGAAAAGATCTGCCCTTCGCTGGGGTGTTCGTTGTGACCTCGCAAATGGTGTCATGCCCAGGaagcttcccttccctctttttccttcttaa
- the HYLS1 gene encoding centriolar and ciliogenesis-associated protein HYLS1 isoform X2: MAERRSYSGGEAMEELMGPSGQKWANMDPEERMLAATTAFTHICARQGEGDVRRDAQSMQYDPYSKASIIPGKQPLPVQLQYPHVESNATSETVSEASQRLRKPVMKRKVLRKKPGGEVLVTDESIISESESGTESDMDLWDLRQKLMSLQFQEDRESPADISQKFNLPHEYQGISQDELICYLRREGMAPPAYEQDLIVASRPKSFILPRLDQLSRNRGKVDRVARYFEYKRDWDSIRLPGEDHRKELRWGVREQMLSRTEPQSKPQHIYVPNNYLVPTEKKRSALRWGVRCDLANGVMPRKLPFPLFPS; encoded by the exons ATGGCAGAGAGAAG gTCCTACAGTGGAGGGGAAGCAATGGAGGAACTCATGGGACCCAGTGGACAAAAATGGGCCAATATGGATCCAGAAGAAAGAATGTTGGCAGCCACTACAGCTTTTACCCATATCTGTGCAAGGCAGGGTGAGGGAGATGTCAGGAGAGATGCCCAGTCTATGCAATATGATCCCTACAGTAAAGCTTCAATAATTCCAGGAAAGCAGCCTCTCCCTGTGCAACTGCAGTACCCACACGTAGAAAGTAATGCCACTTCAGAAACAGTCTCAGAGGCCTCTCAAAGACTCCGAAAGCCAGTGATGAAGAGAAAGGTGTTGCGGAAGAAGCCAGGAGGGGAAGTCTTAGTGACAGATGAGTCAATTATCAGTGAATCGGAGTCTGGTACAGAAAGTGATATGGATCTCTGGGACTTAAGACAAAAGCTGATGAGTCTGCAGTTCCAGGAAGACAGGGAATCTCCAGCTGACATTTCACAAAAATTTAATTTACCACATGAATACCAAGGAATTTCTCAAGATGAGCTCATTTGCTATCTACGAAGAGAAGGAATGGCCCCTCCAGCTTATGAACAAGACCTGATTGTTGCCAGTCGACCAAAGTCCTTTATTCTCCCAAGGCTGGACCAGTTGAGCCGAAACCGGGGCAAGGTAGACCGCGTAGCCCGATACTTTGAGTACAAACGAGACTGGGACTCAATAAGGTTACCGGGTGAAGATCATAGAAAGGAATTACGCTGGGGTGTCCGAGAACAGATGCTTTCTCGAACAGAACCCCAGTCCAAGCCTCAGCACATATATGTTCCAAACAATTACCTAGTGCCAACTGAGAAGAAAAGATCTGCCCTTCGCTGGGGTGTTCGTTGTGACCTCGCAAATGGTGTCATGCCCAGGaagcttcccttccctctttttccttcttaa